TCCGTTAGTTGTTTAATAAATGCAAAAAGCGCAGGCTGATCGTCCGGAGTTATCTCCATCATATCTGAATGGTCGGCAGGCGTACTTTTAAAAAGAAACTTGATGGTAAAAAATACCAGCATCAACCCCGATCCCATTAAAGCAACTCCGGCTATCAATCCCATAAATGACGACAGCCCGGATATGATAACTACGCCCAAAGCGATAAATGCCCCTGCAATGGCAACGGCACCCAGGAGTAGTAAAAGGTAGGTAAGTATAAAAAGAAATATTGCACCGATGGATTTGTAAACCTGTTTGGTAAAAGCCCGCGACGGCTTTAAAATGCCTTTATCGGCATGTACAGGCATCGGCGGAAATGTAAAGGCACTTGTGCTCATTTAGTTTTAGTAAATGAATCCATAATATCCATTAAAACAACGGCCTCGTCAATAGAGCAGGGGTTAGGGCCCTCGTTTTTAAAGTAAGCCACAATTTTTTCGATCATGGGTTGCTGTATGTGTTGCGGGTGTTTAAAAGTTACGGTTTCATCTTCGGTATCCGTTTTCCAGCTCACATAATTGCCAAAAAACGGGAAAGTTATTTTCCCTTTTGTGCCGATGACCTCGCAGGTATCGGTTGCTAAACTTTCGGCAACATTAAAGCACCAGGAGCCATTAACTACCACTTTGTTTTTAAACTGAATTTGGCCGCAAACATGGTCATCAGCCGGTGTTGATGCCGATTGGTTGAGCGAGAAGCCATGATATTTTTCAGGCTCGCCAAAATAATATAACATCAGGTCTAACTGGTGCGGGGCAAGGTCATGAAAATAGCCACCGCCCGAAAACTCGGGCAGCACTCTCCAATTAGCTTCGCTTTCGGCAATCAGTTTTGGCTTACGGCTTTGCCACATCCTGATTTGTACTGTGCGCACTTCGCCAATTTTTTGTTTATCCAGCAAATCCTTCACCATTAAAAACATAGGTACGGCCCTGCGGTAATGTGCTACAGTGAGTTTTGCATTGCTTTGTTTTACGGCCGCAGCCATAGCCCTGGCTTCATCGGCATTACGGGTAACTGGTTTCTCCACATATACATTAAAACCCTTTTCTAAGGCAGCTAAAGCATACTCCAGGTGTGATGATGGGGGAGTAGCAATATAAATAGCATTTACGCCGGCTTCGGCCATCATTTTATCAGCGTCGCTGTACCATTTGCTCACCAGGTGGCGGCTGGCATAGTCGGCTGCTTTAACTGCATCGCGCCGCATAACGGCTATCAGATCGCTGTCGGCCACTTTTTTAAATGCCGGCCCGCTTTTAAGTTCGGTTACATTGCCGCAACCAATTATGCCCCAATTGATCATATTGCCCCCTCTGCCCCTCTAAATCTCCCCTAAAGGGGAGACTTTTAAGAAACTTGTATTTTTAATTAATTGATAATCTAACTATTATTCCCCCTTCAGGGGGTTAGGGGGCTAATATCGCCTCTATCTGCGCCAGTTCATCGGCCGAAAAAATAATATTATCCAGCGCCTTTAATGAATCGGCCAGTTGCTCGGCACGGCTTGCGCCTATTAGTACCGATGTAACGCGGGTATCTTTAAGCAACCATGCCAATGCCATTTGTGCCAGTGTTTGGCCGCGTTGCAGGGCAAGGTTGTTAAGTCTTTTTATCTGGCTCAGGCGTTCTTCAGTTAATTGCGAAGCCTGTAGAAAGCCGGTTGATTTTGCTGCCCTTGAATCTTCGGGGATGCCGTGTAAATATTTGTTGGTTAACATACCCTGGGCCAATGGCGAAAAAGGGATACAGCCCACACCCTCGTTGCCCAGCACATCCATTAAGCCACCTTCAACCCAACGCTCAAACATGGAGTATTTTGGCTGGTGGATAAGGCATGGCGTGCCCAATTCTTTTAATATTTTAATGGCTTTAGCTGCAAGATCGGCAGGGTAGTTGGAAATGCCCGCATATAAAGCTTTCCCCTGGCGAACGATGAGATCAAGCGCTGCCATGGTTTCTTCCAGCGGCGTTTCAGGATCAGGGCGATGGTGGTAAAATATATCTACATACTCCAGGCCCATACGTTTAAGGCTTTGGTCAAGGCTGGCAACCAGGTACTTTTTTGAACCCCAATCGCCATAAGGGCCATCCCACATAGTATAGCCGGCTTTGCTGCTGATGATCATCTCATCGCGGTAACCGCGAAAATCTTCTTTTAAAATGCGACCAAAATTCTCTTCAGCCGAACCCGGCGGCGGGCCGTAGTTGTTGGCCAGATCAAAATGGGTAATGCCGCTATCAAATGCCAGGTGCAAAATTTTGCGGTAGTTTTCGGTAACATCAACGTGCCCGAAATTGTGCCACAATCCCAGTGAAATAGCCGGTAATTTAATGCCGCTATTACCGCAGCGGCGGTATTGCATTTTTTTGTATCTGTCTGCAGATGGTAGATATGTCATATTTATAAAAGGTATGGATTGGGTGTATTGTATCGGAAGTAAAAATAGAATTTTAATCAGAATATTTTGTCTGAATCAGAATTTACAGGATTTTAGAATTTTCAGAATCTAAGCAGGATACACTCCTATAATTCTGTTAATCGTATAATTCTGTGAATTCTGATTCAGACAACCTCGGCCACCACAAAAGTACTGCCACCAACAAAAACCAGGTCGTTATCCCCAGCTGCGTTTTGAGCTGCCTGTAATGCCTGTTTAACCGATGTATATGCCGATCCCTGCAAACCAATGCTTTCAGCCTTCAGCCTTAAGCTCTCGGCCTCCAAACCCCTTGGGATATCGGGTTTGCAAAAATAGTAGGTAGCATCCTTGGGGAGCATGCTTAAAACTTTGGTAATATCCTTATCGTTCACCATACCAATTACAAAATGGAGGTGTTTGTAATTGACGGATGCAATGTTTTGTAAAACCTCCTGTATACCGTCAGGATTGTGGCCGGTATCGCAAATGGTCAGGGGTTTTTCTGTTAATGTTTCCCAGCGGCCATGTAAACCGGTGAGGGTTTTTACTTGCGATAAGCCTGTGCGGATATCATCGTCATTGATATTGAAACCCTGAATACGTAGTTCGTCAATAGCGGTTAACACCGTTTTTACATTTTTGAGCTGATATGAGCCGGTAAGATCAAGCCGGATGTGATAATAAGCAAATTGCGGCTTACGCCTTTCAACTTTGAAATCAAGATATTTATCTGCCCTTGTGGATTTTTTGCTGCCACCATATGTTTTCCATTTCTCCGATGCAAAGGTAATCCCTGATTGTCCTTCCCAAGCTTTGTCAATAAATATCTGTGCTACTTCCGGTTGATGCTCACCGACGATTACAAGAGTATCAGGTTTAATAATGCCCGCTTTTTCGCCTGCAATGAGTTGTAAAGTATCGCCCAGGATATTCATGTGGTCCCAGCCGATATTGGTGATAATGGAAAGTAGCGGATTGATGATATTGGTAGAGTCCAATCGGCCCCCTAACCCAACTTCAATGATGGCTATATCTACTTTCTCTTTTGCAAAAACATCAAAAGCAAGGCCAACAGTCATTTCAAAAAACGAGGGGCGGATCTCATCAAAATCTTTAAGATGATCTTCAACAAAATCAATCACCGTTTGCTCACTGATCATTTGCCCGTTTATGCGGATGCGTTCGCGAAAATCTTTTAGGTGGGGAGACGTGTATAAGCCTGTTTTGTAACCTGCCGTTTGCAATACCGCCGCCAGCATGTGCGACGTAGAACCTTTGCCATTGGTGCCGCCAACATGCACGCTTTTAAATTGATGCTGGGGATTATCAAGGCGTTTGCAAAGCTCGACGGTATTATCGAGGTTAGCTTTATAAGCAGAAGCCCCATCGCGCGTAAACATGGGGAGCTGGGTATATAGGTATTGGATGGTTTCCTGGTAGTTCATGATTCATGGTTGATAGTTCATGGTGATGAAGGTTGAACTACTAACAATGCTACAAATGTAGCATTGAACCGTTAAATTAATGTTTGGTATTGTAAAATTTGAAGCTGTCTGGTTGCCATGAACCATCAACTATGATCCATGAACCAAAGATTAATTTACCTTAAACACAAATACCACAGTACCTACCTGGGTATCAGGTGCCGAATCGAGGGGATTTAGCTTAGAGTTTTTTACAGCATCTTCACATTTTTGCAACAACGCCGCATCGGTTATAGTGGTTCCACGGGCACCGGCACGCGCGTATACTACGTTGCCATCTTTATCAACTCTTATATCAACCATTATTTTGCCTGTTTGGCGGTTGTCGTCGCTAACAGAGGGGCGGCTTACAAAATTACGCTGGGCCATGTTAAGGTTGCCTCCGTTACCAGATCCTGTTCCGTTATAATTGTTAGTTAGCGTAGTGCCTGTAGTTTTGCCCTGGTTTCCCGGTTTATTGCCCGTTCCGTCGCCTTCACCGGTGCCGGTTGTGGCTTTGCCTTTGTAAAGGGCATTTTGGTTCACAACGGGTTTTGCAACCGATTTAGTAGGCTGTGGCGTAGCTACTGCCGTTGTTGGTTTTTTGGTTGGGGCCGCCACTTCAGGCGCATCTTCGGTATTTTGGGTAACAACGGTTTTTTCGCTGGCCTGCGGTGTTGGTTTGTCCTCCGACGGCGGGGCAGGGGTAACTTTGTCGGGTTTGGTATGATTAGCTTTCTCGGCAACCGAAGGTTCTTCTGTACTCATATAATCGTTACCCATGCCTTCATCAACGGTGCCATAATTCACCAGGATACCACCTGTACCTTCCTCTTGCTTAGGCGGGTTTTTAAACACGATAAAATAACATGCCGCTATCAGCAAGGTCATGATAATGCCTGTTGCTAAAAACGCCTTTGGATAGTTATTTTGCTCTTCCCTGTATTCCATTTTATTCAGTTGGCAGTTGCCGGTTTGCAGTTGCATGTTTGCAGTTATCAGTTGCATGTTTGCAGTTATCAGTTGCTCTTTATTTCAAAGTTAAGCAAAAGCAAAACCTTTACGCAAACTGATAACTGCCGAGTGCCCACTGTAAACTGCAAACTGCCTATTTAGGTTCCGTTGCTAAAACCAGTTTAATGTTCAATTTTTGTGCTATATCCAATACCTGTACCACATCCTGTATGGCCACGGTTTTATCTACCGATAAAACAATGGTTAATTCTTTAGCCATCGTTTTGTAGGTTGATAGTTCGTCCATTAGTTTATCTACAGGCACAACCTTTTTATCAACGGTATACACCAGATCTTTAGTAATAGCTACGTTGATTGTTTTTTTGGAGATAGACTGCCCGCTTGACGATTTTGGCAAAACCAGCTTAACCACGTTTGGGTTGGTTACCGTAGATGCGATGAGGAAAAACAAAAGCAGGAAGAACATGATATCGTTCATAGCCGAGGTATGTACCTCGGCAGATGCACTTTTATGTCTTTTTCTTAAATTCATTTGCTTGGCTCCTCTAACAGGTCAATAAATTCAATGGCATCAGTTTCCAGTTTCAGGATCACCTTATCAACCATCATATTTAAAATATGGTAGCACACGTAGGCCACAATACCCACAAATAAGCCGGCGGCTGATGTTACCATTTTTACATATAAACCACCAGATATAACACCCATACTGATGTTATCTGTTTTAGAAATATCGTAAAAAATTTTGATTACACCCGCAATAGTACCCAGGAAACCAAACATCGGCGCAATACCGGCAACAATACCCAGAATACCAATGTTTTTTTCGAGTTTGGATACTTCCAGCTTGCCAATGTTTTCTATCGCGCCTTCAATATCTTTTATCGGGCGGCCAATGCGCAACAGGCCTTTTTGAAGCATACGGCCCAATGGCGTATTGCTGTTACGGCAAATGGCGATGGCCGATTCCAGGTTGCCCGAATGGATACTTGCACGTACCTGTACCATCAGGTTCGACTCATTACGGGATGCCTTGCGGATAGTAAAATAGCGTTCAAAAAATATCACAAGCCCCAGTACAGCAAGTATGCCAATAGGTATCATTACCCAGCCGCCTTTTATCAGCAGGTCGCCAAAACGTAAATCTTCTGCGGGTGCTAATTGAGTGGCTGCATGGTTAGCGGTATCTGCTAAGTGCTTTGCTGTATCTGTTACTGCCTGTATTAATAATAAAGTCATTTCTGATGTTTAACGAGTTGATATGGATACGATGTTATTTCTATTTTCTTTTCTTTTACCAGCCTGTCTTTCTGTGCTTTTGCTTCATCATAAGTTGCAAAGCTGCCGGTTACAACCTTAATGCGCGGACCAGTACCGGGGCCGCTGTAAACGCGGGCATCAACCCCTTTTCTCTGGTAATTATCTGCTTCTGCCTGGGCTTTTTTTACCGTTTTAAACGACCCCAGGATAACGGCGAAAACAGGGCCGGTTGATGAATCGGCAGGCGGGGTGGCAACACTTGCTGTCTTTAACGCAGAATCGGGCTTTAAAATTGCTTTTTTGATGGTATCAGTAGGCTGTGCCGCTTTTTTTACGGAGTCGGTATCGCTTTTTGTAACAGGTGTTGCTTTGGGCTCGGGCGGCAACTGCATTTCCTGGCCTTTGTTCAGGCGCAGCCATTGTGGTTTAAATTTGTAAATGGTTAAACCGGCGCTGGCCAAAATTATTATAGCTATTAATACAATTGCCCAGGTGCTTATACTGCGCCTTGGTTCTGGCTCGTCGTCAAAATATTCTTCGGGTTGATTAACAGTTTCCTCTGACAGGATTTCCCTGATTGGTGGCGGTAATGGCAAAGGCTCCGGCGATTGTACAGCGGCCGTTGTTGCCTGGGGCGTGCCAACAGCTTCTGGCGCGGCAGTGCCCGTTTCAACTGTTACCTCTGGCGCAGCGGGCTGGTTTAGTTTTTTTATGCCGACGGGCGCGTACCCGTAAAACGATGCATTATCAGCATTGCTTATCTTTGATTTAAAGGCAATTTTGCCTTTATCCATAAAAAACCAACCCAGATCGGCAAACGGAACTTCCTGCAAAGCAGCCTCTTGTTTTAAGGAGTTTATGTATTTATCGGTGAAGTACTTAGATGACGCAAGGGAAATTTTTTTCTTTTCGGCGATGTACCTTGTTAAAGTGTCATCACCATCAACTATTTGCGGATTGAACTGTATTTTATAGCCTGGCGGGTAAAATTTGCGTTCGGCATCGTTATACCATGCGCTTACACGAACATGCACAAAATGGCCCAGCCCAGGCACGCTTATTTCGCCGTGCTGGCCCAATAGTTCGCTTAAGTAATTGGCTATATCCATTTGCTAAAATACGGTTTACTACAAAGTTGATATCTTAAAATGAGAAACCAACGCCGCCAAAGATATTAAATCCATAGTTAGGATAGTATACCCAGTTTTGATAACCTGAGTTTAAAATGTTATTTGCCTGCGCAAATACTGTAATAACGGGTGTAACCCGGTATTCAACACCGCCATTCAAATCGGCAAATGACGTAATTTCGCGGTTTTTCATTAACAGGGTTGTATTTGGTGTCGGCGTTCCCAACGGCCCCGGTGTTATGCCGAATGGCCTGTCATAGGCGGTTCCCCTTATCAATAATGAGCCGGTAATGCTTACTTTGTTGTTAATATGAATGGCAGTACCTGCTGTTAACAAAAACTTAGGCAAGTTCCAGGCTTGCGCTTCTGTGGCCATTTTATAGTCCTTAAACTCCACGCGGCCAAAAATGTTTACATCTTCAGTTGCCTTAAAATCAAGCTCGCCATTAAAACCGCTTACACGCGACCGTCCTTTATCATATATCACATCAAACTTGTAACCCTGAGTGGTTTGGGTACTTACAAATAAGGCCATATCTTTTACGCTGTTGCGAAACACTGCAGCTTTAAAGCTAAGCCCGGGTGCCAGCGTGCCTTTTAAGCCGGCGCTGATATCCAATTGATCAACGGAGTTTTGAAGCTTTATATTTTGATTGATATATGGGTTTACATTTGCAAAATCGCGAATAGATGCCCTGTTTACATCACCCTTGGCCTCAACAAAAAGGCGTACATATTTAGGAATTACCTGGTACTCGAGTTTTGCTGCAGGGAAAACAAAAAAGCGGTCATAATCGCCAAATTCTTTAGCGATGGTTACGCCCGCGTCTATTTTATAGTTGGTACCCTGGAATTTAATATAAGGGTTTAACCGCAGAATGCTGTTGTTTAAGTTATAAGCACTATCTTTTGGATTGGCAACATCAATTGAAGCGCCAAGGCCGGTGTAAAACTGTTTAATAGTTTGGTTTACGAAGCCCGAAAGCACAATATTACTCTCACGCGCTTTAAACGCATTGCTAAAAGAATAACCGTTTAGTTTTACCGAGTAGGTAAAGTCGTTTTCAACATTCTTAAAGTTTTTGGCCAGTTCAACTTCGCCGCTGATATCATTAAAATATTGCTTTTGCGGGGTAAAGGTTAAAGGAATTGAATCCGGATGGCCGTAAAAGTAAACTCCACGGCGTTTGTAATTAATACGGCCGCTAATGGTGTTTTCTGAATTGATGCTTTTGATAAATACTCCAACTTCGTCTTTACTTTCGGTTTGCTTATCCCATGAACCCGATTGCGAAAGGTGTTTCAGGAAACCGCCAACCTGTAAAGCCTGGTCGCGGCCGTTACCAAAATACGCTTCGCCAAACAAGGTTTTCATGCTACCCACGCCTGCTTTAACATAGTTGTTAAGCAATACCGAGTCCTGCTCGGCAGGCCGTTTTTGGGCATCAAGGCGTTTAATTTCCGAATCCTGCTCCAGTTTTTTATCCAACGGGGCATAGGCCAACGGCGCCTTAAAAGGTACTTTATCTTCCAGGTCAGGATTACGGCGAATTTTTACCGCATCGGCTAAAACCGGTTTATAGGCAGTAGTTACCACAATCTCTTCTGATAAACTTCCGCCGTTTGCGGGATTGTTGCCGTTGGCCCCACCCTTTTTAGTAGTATCCTGGCTGGTTTTGCTAACTACATCACCCAGTTTTTTTGCACCGGCATCGGTTTTCTTAACAGTAGTTTTTGTTGCAGGTTTTGCGGGTGCCTTGGCCGGCGTTTTGGCTTTAACTGTTTTTACTGTTGCCTTTTTTGCATGTTTCTTTGTTTGCGCTTGTGCAGGAACAAAGTATAATGCTATTATTAAGGTAAGCAGCGTATAGGTGTATCTTAATTTCATTGCTTGTCTTCTTTTATATTACTCTTCGTTATCCTGTTAGTTTTGGGCTGGGGTTTTGGTGGTATCCGCAGGCGCTGCTTTATTGTCGCCGGTATCAGGTACTACAGGTGCGGCATTTTTGCTTGATTTGCCACCGTTTAACACATCCAGTTTTTGTTTGGCCGTTGGCAGTATATCATCATCGGCTTTATAGTTATCAATAATACTTTGCAGGGTTGCTTTAGCCTGGAAATTGTCTTTCAGGGCCCGGTAGTTGTCGGCTAATAAAATATATGTTTTGGCTACCCAATAATCGTAGTTTGGCATCTCCTTAGCCAGGTCAAAACACATTTTTTGCGATGTTTTGTACCGGCCTTTTAAATACTCCACCTGTGCTACATTGTATTTTGCTTCGGCTGCGGCAACTGTTTTGGTGTTGGTTATGGTGTAGTTTAATTCCTTAATTGCGGTGGTTGTATCGCCCCTTTGCAAATAAGCCTTACCTGCATATAAACCTGTGCGGAATTTATCTTCCTGCGCGGTTTTATCGTTTTCTCTAACCAGTTTTACATAGTTCAGCGCGTCGTCCGGCATTTTCATTTCGGCATAGCAAAGCAACAGGTTATTAATGGCAAAGGTATAATCGGCCTTATATTCTGAATTGGTTTCCAACCGTTTCAGAAATACCACTGCTTCGTTATATTTTTGCTGGCTAATGTAAAGCTTGGCCATCGCTATTAATGATTTTTCGCTGTAGGCGCTTGTCCAGTCGTTTAATATCAAATTATAGTCCACTACTGCTTCCTGTGTCCTGTTCAGGTTGGTTAAGCTTTGCGCCCTTATAAACCTTGCTTGTTTTTCGTAAATCTGCTTGCCCGGGAACTTATCAAAGTAAGCGTTTACGGCACCTAACGCGCCTTGCCAGTCGTTTTTTAAATAAAGGTTGTTGGCAGCAGTTATCATAATGCTTTCCTGGTCGGCAGCGGTGTAGTTACCTATTGGTGTGGTAGCCGCATAGCTAATAAATGTTTGGGCATCACCTTTGTCTGTATAAATTTTTTCTATCTGTTTAAGCGCCTGTTTAGCCTCATCGGTTGATGAGTAATCCTGGATCACTTTTTTGAATGATTCAACGGCCACATCATCATTACCGGCATTGTAATCAATTAAACCAATAGTAACCAGCGCACGCGGGATGTAGCTGCTGCGCGGGTATTTCTGAATCATGGCCTGCAAATCTGTTTTGGCTTTATCGCCGTTTGTTTTCAGGAAATAAGTGTAGGCTATCTCGAACGACGCATCATCGGCATAATCAGAATTTGGGAATTTGTTCAGCACATCGTTCAACGTGCTTATCTTGGTATCCAACGAGCCCTGCAATCCCTGGATCATGCCACGCTGAAACAATGCGTAATCTTCGCCCTGGCTATGCCTGGCAATAATGCGGTTGTAGTAATCAAGCGCTTTGCCGTAGCTTTTAAGCACAAAGTAGCTATCGCCAATACGGGTTACCGCGTCGTTTTGGGTACTTTCGTCTTTTACGTCGCCGGCCAGGAACTTTTCAAAATAGTTAGCTGCTTTTTTGTATTGCTCGCCATAAAAGGCAGCGTAACCCACGGCGTAGTTGGCATAGTTGGCCACTTCGGTTTCCTTAGCCTCGGGCATATCTAAAAACCGCTCAAAGGTTTCAACCGACTCGGCATATTTACGTACCTCGTACATGGCTTCGGCCATCCAGTAAGTGGTAAGGGCTGCGGTTTTTGGGTCGATAGGGTTTTTTAGCGACCGAAGAAAAATACCTATGGCGTTTTCAAAGGCGCGCTCGTTATAAAACTCCAATCCACGGTAATAGGTAACCTTTTGATAAGCTATCTGAGCACTTTCTGATTTATTGGGGATGGGTTCCAGGATGTCAACCGCTTCTTTATAATTACGGGAGTTTAGCAGTTCTTCGCCTAATAAAACCTTCATCTCATCATTACGGCGCGAGCGCGGATAGTTTTTAAGATATAAACGCGTGGCGGCAAGGGCTTCGGTATTAAAATCCAGTTCGTATGATAGCTTGGCGTACTCATACAAGGCATCTTCCTGTAATTGCTTGTCGTAATTAAGCTTTGATGCATTAAGGAAAGCGTTACGTGCACTTTGCTTGTTGTTCATTTTCAGGAAAACATCGCCTAAGGTGTAGTTGCCATTTTGGCTGTATACATCTTTTTGCTCCACCAGTTTTTCAAGTTCGCTGGCCGCCTGGGCGTAGTTGCCCACCTTGTAAAAGGTGTAACCTATCTGATAGCTATCCTGTGTGTTTTGGGTACGCCCCTGGTCACGGTCCTGGAAACGGCCGTAGTACTTAACAGCATTGTCAAAATTGCCTTTGGCAAAGTACGATGCGGCAATGATGCGCAGCATTTCGGTTTCGTTTTGCTGGTGGGTGTTATTAACAATAGGTACCGCGTAGTTTATTACATCGTCATAGCGTTTATCTAAAAAGTAAACTGCCGAAATGTAATAAGGGTAGCTGTTTTCGTATTTTTTTGATTTTTTTAACCGCTCAAAGTTTACCAATGCCAGGTGGTAATCTTTGTTGAGGTAGGCTATGTAGGCAAAGTAATAAGTTGCATCCTCGGTAAATTCGGTTTTTTTGGCTTTTACTTCCGCAAAAAGCAATTGGGCTTCTTTATAATTACCTAACGAAAAATAAGCGTAGCCTTTGCGAAATTTATACTCGGTATTATCATGGCCGTTAAGTTCGCCGGCCTGTACTTTATCAAACCATTCAATTGATTTTTCGTAGTTGCCCTGCTTAAAATATGATTTGCCTATCTGGAAATAAGCCAGTTTAGTAAGCGGATTTTCAGGATGTTCTTTAATGAAACGCAGAAACATGCTTTCGGCATCGTCATTATTAAGGTTAAGAGCGCAAAAGGCTTCGTAATACTGGCTGTTTTCTTTTACCAGCGACAAATCCGACTCGAATTTGGGCTGGTTGGTAGTTTTTAGCCGGGCAGTTTCTAATAGCCGGAATTGCTCGGCCGCAGATGCATATTTTCCTTTACTCATCAGGTCGATGGCGGTATGGTAAGTGCGGTAAACCTGGGTAGATGGATTTTGCTGTGCCAGAGCGGTTGAAGCTATAAAAACAGGAATTAGCAGGGGGATGTATCTTTTTTTGATCATAAAGCGCATACTAACGATGATGCTAAATTAGCGAAACGAAAATGGCTAATTAACACAAGTAGTTAACAAATGTGGAAAACACGTTTATAAAACGAAGGTAATACTAAAGATGATATGTGTGTGGAAAACTTTAAAATTGTTGATTGTTCCACAGCCATTGGGCGTTTGCCCAAAATAACCAATTAGTGTAAATCACTGCAATTTTTTAAAACTTTAAGCGTGTTTGATAATATGTTTGTTTGCGTGTGTCGCTCGATTTTGGTGTCGGCCAGGATATACCGTTTTGCCGGTAAAGGACTTAAGCTGTTAATCATTTTGTTTTTTCCGTTGTTTTGTAATGCACAAAAAATAAACGGGCCAATTGTTTTAACCGCCCCGCAATTTTTATTGCCGGCCAACGAGTTTTACATTGCCGGGATTGTGGATGACCGGGATGACCGCGGTGCTGTAGCCTGGCTTTTACCTGCTGCGCAGCTAACCCCAGCCACACCAAAATACAGGGTTGATCTGGTAGGGGGTACGCTACCGGCAGTTAAAGAATATATGGGCAAAAGCCTGCCGCCCGATAAAACATTAAGGCCGGTTATTATCCATATCAAAAAACTAATGGTAGATGAAACTCTGCAGCCGGGAGGTAAAGTTGAAGGCAAATTGAGTATTGTTTTATCATTTTGGTTAAAAAAGGATGATGATGACCTGCGGCTGATTGATTACCGCGGGGGGGCAAACTATACCAGGGGCACAGGGCAGCAAATGGATGTGGGCGGGCTGTTAAGTAACTCGTTACGGGCGGGGCTGTTGTATTTTAATAGCTGGATAGATAAACAAGCTGGGGGCAATATTAAGCTGGCCAAAGGTGTAAAATTAATTTTTAGTGATTATGCCGAACAACCCGAAGGCGACACTATTTACTATTCGGCCAAGCGGCGTTTAAGTTGGGACGATTTTCAGCAAAGGCCCCTTGCCAGTAAATATGAAGCTGAAGTTTTCCCGAGCATAGCTTATGGAGAGCATGTGGAGGTCGTTAAGGGAATAATTAACGTGCACATAAACCTAAAACCATATTTGCCCAAAAGCGCTTGCTGGGTAAAGGATGGAGGCCGTACTCCTTATAATTTAAATCACGAGCAAAGGCACTTTGATATTGTAAAGCTGGTGATGGAGCATTTTAAGCAGCATTTGCTCAAAGAAAGACTTACGGTTGACAATTATGACGGCCCGATTAATGTAGATTACCTCGATTCGTTCAGGGAAATGAACGACCTGCAAAAACAGTATGATGACGAAACAAACCACGGGCTTAATG
The genomic region above belongs to Mucilaginibacter sp. KACC 22773 and contains:
- a CDS encoding TonB-dependent receptor produces the protein MKLRYTYTLLTLIIALYFVPAQAQTKKHAKKATVKTVKAKTPAKAPAKPATKTTVKKTDAGAKKLGDVVSKTSQDTTKKGGANGNNPANGGSLSEEIVVTTAYKPVLADAVKIRRNPDLEDKVPFKAPLAYAPLDKKLEQDSEIKRLDAQKRPAEQDSVLLNNYVKAGVGSMKTLFGEAYFGNGRDQALQVGGFLKHLSQSGSWDKQTESKDEVGVFIKSINSENTISGRINYKRRGVYFYGHPDSIPLTFTPQKQYFNDISGEVELAKNFKNVENDFTYSVKLNGYSFSNAFKARESNIVLSGFVNQTIKQFYTGLGASIDVANPKDSAYNLNNSILRLNPYIKFQGTNYKIDAGVTIAKEFGDYDRFFVFPAAKLEYQVIPKYVRLFVEAKGDVNRASIRDFANVNPYINQNIKLQNSVDQLDISAGLKGTLAPGLSFKAAVFRNSVKDMALFVSTQTTQGYKFDVIYDKGRSRVSGFNGELDFKATEDVNIFGRVEFKDYKMATEAQAWNLPKFLLTAGTAIHINNKVSITGSLLIRGTAYDRPFGITPGPLGTPTPNTTLLMKNREITSFADLNGGVEYRVTPVITVFAQANNILNSGYQNWVYYPNYGFNIFGGVGFSF
- a CDS encoding SPOR domain-containing protein, producing the protein MDIANYLSELLGQHGEISVPGLGHFVHVRVSAWYNDAERKFYPPGYKIQFNPQIVDGDDTLTRYIAEKKKISLASSKYFTDKYINSLKQEAALQEVPFADLGWFFMDKGKIAFKSKISNADNASFYGYAPVGIKKLNQPAAPEVTVETGTAAPEAVGTPQATTAAVQSPEPLPLPPPIREILSEETVNQPEEYFDDEPEPRRSISTWAIVLIAIIILASAGLTIYKFKPQWLRLNKGQEMQLPPEPKATPVTKSDTDSVKKAAQPTDTIKKAILKPDSALKTASVATPPADSSTGPVFAVILGSFKTVKKAQAEADNYQRKGVDARVYSGPGTGPRIKVVTGSFATYDEAKAQKDRLVKEKKIEITSYPYQLVKHQK
- a CDS encoding tetratricopeptide repeat protein, which translates into the protein MIKKRYIPLLIPVFIASTALAQQNPSTQVYRTYHTAIDLMSKGKYASAAEQFRLLETARLKTTNQPKFESDLSLVKENSQYYEAFCALNLNNDDAESMFLRFIKEHPENPLTKLAYFQIGKSYFKQGNYEKSIEWFDKVQAGELNGHDNTEYKFRKGYAYFSLGNYKEAQLLFAEVKAKKTEFTEDATYYFAYIAYLNKDYHLALVNFERLKKSKKYENSYPYYISAVYFLDKRYDDVINYAVPIVNNTHQQNETEMLRIIAASYFAKGNFDNAVKYYGRFQDRDQGRTQNTQDSYQIGYTFYKVGNYAQAASELEKLVEQKDVYSQNGNYTLGDVFLKMNNKQSARNAFLNASKLNYDKQLQEDALYEYAKLSYELDFNTEALAATRLYLKNYPRSRRNDEMKVLLGEELLNSRNYKEAVDILEPIPNKSESAQIAYQKVTYYRGLEFYNERAFENAIGIFLRSLKNPIDPKTAALTTYWMAEAMYEVRKYAESVETFERFLDMPEAKETEVANYANYAVGYAAFYGEQYKKAANYFEKFLAGDVKDESTQNDAVTRIGDSYFVLKSYGKALDYYNRIIARHSQGEDYALFQRGMIQGLQGSLDTKISTLNDVLNKFPNSDYADDASFEIAYTYFLKTNGDKAKTDLQAMIQKYPRSSYIPRALVTIGLIDYNAGNDDVAVESFKKVIQDYSSTDEAKQALKQIEKIYTDKGDAQTFISYAATTPIGNYTAADQESIMITAANNLYLKNDWQGALGAVNAYFDKFPGKQIYEKQARFIRAQSLTNLNRTQEAVVDYNLILNDWTSAYSEKSLIAMAKLYISQQKYNEAVVFLKRLETNSEYKADYTFAINNLLLCYAEMKMPDDALNYVKLVRENDKTAQEDKFRTGLYAGKAYLQRGDTTTAIKELNYTITNTKTVAAAEAKYNVAQVEYLKGRYKTSQKMCFDLAKEMPNYDYWVAKTYILLADNYRALKDNFQAKATLQSIIDNYKADDDILPTAKQKLDVLNGGKSSKNAAPVVPDTGDNKAAPADTTKTPAQN